The region TGTTCGCCTTGCCCTGGAAGGCCTGGAGGCCGGTGCCCTTGTAGGCGTAGTAGGCCACATCGTTTTGCGCCAGCGCCGCGTCGAGTTCACCGGTGGCGATGGCGTTCACGTTGAAGACGCTGCCGCCGGTCGAGCGGGCGTTGGCGCGCACGCCGGCCCCGGCGTCGTTGACCATCTTGGCCATGCCGGTCGCGACGGGGAAGTACACGCCGGTGGTGCTGCCCGAGCCGATGGTCAGGAAGGTGGTGCCCTGTGCCAGGGCAATGGCGGCGGTGCCGAGGACGAGCAGGGCACCGAGTTGTTTCGTGGTCTTCTTCATGGGTCCTCCTTGGGATGGTCGGGCAGATGAGAAGTCTCGGCCCGGGGTGTGAAGAGTAGGCGGATCGTAGCACGGCACCTTTTGACTCAATTGAAAGGTGAACCGGGTCAAGCGCACCGCATTCCGGCGTGGCGGTACCATGCTGGGCATGACGCAGTCCTCCCCCACCGCCACGGGCAGCCAGATCCGCCGGGACGCCCCCCCGATCATCGACGTGCGCGACGTGCACAAGCATTTCGGCAGCTTCCACGCGCTGCGCGGCGTGAACCTGCGCGTCCAGCCGGGCGAGGTCGTGGTCGTGATCGGTCCGTCGGGCAGCGGCAAGAGCACCTTCATCCGCACCATCAACGCCCTGGACCCGCACGACGGCGGGCAGATCACCGTGGACAGCATTCCGCTGGACGGCAAGGGCAACCTGGACGCCATCCGCCGCGAGGTCGGCATGGTGTTCCAGTCGTTCAACCTCTTCCCGCACCTGACCGTGCTGGAAAACATCACGCTGGCGCCCACGCGCGTGCGGAAAACCAGCAAAGCCGACGCGGAGAAGCGCGGCCTGGAGCTGCTGCGCCGCGTGGGCATCGAGGAGCAGGCGCACAAGTACCCGGCGCAGCTGTCGGGCGGGCAGCAGCAGCGCGTGGCGATCGCGCGCGCCCTGGCGATGGAACCGAAGGTCATGCTGTTCGACGAGCCCACCAGCGCCCTGGACCCCGAGATGATCAAGGAGGTGCTGGACGTCATGAAGGAACTGGCCCGCACCGGCATGACCATGCTGGTCGTCACGCACGAGATGGGCTTCGCGCGCGAGGTCGCCGACCGCATCCTGTTCTTCGATCAGGGCAACATCGTCGAGGACACCACCCCGGAAGCCTTCTACCAGAACCCGCAGCAC is a window of Deinococcus grandis DNA encoding:
- a CDS encoding amino acid ABC transporter ATP-binding protein; protein product: MTQSSPTATGSQIRRDAPPIIDVRDVHKHFGSFHALRGVNLRVQPGEVVVVIGPSGSGKSTFIRTINALDPHDGGQITVDSIPLDGKGNLDAIRREVGMVFQSFNLFPHLTVLENITLAPTRVRKTSKADAEKRGLELLRRVGIEEQAHKYPAQLSGGQQQRVAIARALAMEPKVMLFDEPTSALDPEMIKEVLDVMKELARTGMTMLVVTHEMGFAREVADRILFFDQGNIVEDTTPEAFYQNPQHERAKAFLSKILDH